GCCCGAGATCGCCCCAGCGCGCCTGCAGCAGCGCGACCGCGACCGGGCCCGCCGTCTCGGTGCGTAGCAGCCGCGGCCCCAGGCCCGCGACGAGTGCGCCGGCCGCGCGGAGGGCCTCGACCTCGTCGTCGGCGAGCCCCCCCTCTGGGCCGACCACCACCGCCGCGCGCGGGGGGCGAGCCGTCGGCAACACCTCGGCGAGCGGCGCGGTCTCGCGCTCCCAGAGGCAGACGAGGACGCCCTCGCGGTCGCGCGCGTCACGCGCGGCCAGCCAGTCGGCGAGCGTGGCGGGCGCGGCCACGCCGGGCACGATCGCGCGACCGCACTGCTTGGACGCCTCGCGGGCCACGCGCTCCCAGCGGGCCCGCCGCGCCGCCCAGCGCGCGTGACTCTCCTCGCGCGCGATCGAGCGGGTGGTCATGAGCGGGGCGACCGCGCCCACGCCCAGCTCCGTGCTCATGCGAATGATGGTC
This window of the Candidatus Methylomirabilota bacterium genome carries:
- a CDS encoding 16S rRNA (uracil(1498)-N(3))-methyltransferase; translated protein: MIPAGGAGAPGTRVHVRPDAVRGARIVLDAGETRHVRRVLRLSVGDLVRAMDGLGHEWTVRLTALGTRAEGEILEAGAPADESPLGLTLAQGMPKGDKLETIIRMSTELGVGAVAPLMTTRSIAREESHARWAARRARWERVAREASKQCGRAIVPGVAAPATLADWLAARDARDREGVLVCLWERETAPLAEVLPTARPPRAAVVVGPEGGLADDEVEALRAAGALVAGLGPRLLRTETAGPVAVALLQARWGDLGRRADGAAP